In Gimesia sp., a single genomic region encodes these proteins:
- a CDS encoding CocE/NonD family hydrolase, with the protein MPACRPLHRSLAGMTLFVFALLISTLPALAAERGPYAVEVRKNVMVPMRDGVKLATDVYLPVEDGDVLDGKLPTILERRPYNKNGCKTSGMYYASHGYAFVAQDTRGRYASEGVWHMLTDDGRDGVDTAAWIGEQPWSNAEIGMIGTSYVGGTQHALAMEKAPELKTVIPVDAMSNLGYASMRNGGAFELRFWNWIYLNAGKGSRQSHDAGTATVLKEMAENRMEYLHRLPLRKGMTPLKLASEYEDWLVAGMQHGANDDFWIQNNIIDYPEKYKDIPVYLVSGWYDSWSSNNTANFQVLSKTIKGPVYMIMGPWIHGQQGAYSHGQVTFGKAAAIADPLGWRKEWYDHWLKGKENSVGKAAPFETPVRIFVMGTGDGSKTVDGKLNHGGYWRNEQEWPLERTVYTKFHLQPADGLATDAPEVQTAKTSLLFDPENPVPTIGGNISSGNDILVQGGWDQKGSEKIWNFTHPTPLSARDDVLVFQTEPLKEDLEVTGELAVKLWISSSAVDTDFTAKLIDVYPPSSDFPGGFDLNIGDGIIRTRFRDSLKEEKLMEPGEIYPVTIKLYPTSNVFKKGHRIRVDISSSNFPRFDVNPNTGEPLNDNRLKQTAINTVYHDAEHPSHILLPVIPKGD; encoded by the coding sequence ATGCCTGCCTGTCGTCCTCTCCACCGTTCCCTGGCTGGAATGACTCTGTTTGTTTTCGCGTTACTGATTTCCACACTGCCTGCACTGGCGGCAGAGCGAGGGCCGTATGCGGTTGAAGTGCGGAAGAATGTGATGGTGCCGATGCGGGACGGAGTCAAGCTGGCGACGGACGTCTATTTGCCGGTGGAAGATGGGGATGTACTGGACGGGAAACTGCCGACGATTCTGGAGCGGCGTCCCTATAACAAGAACGGGTGTAAGACGTCGGGTATGTATTACGCTTCGCACGGGTATGCGTTCGTGGCCCAGGATACGCGGGGCCGTTATGCGTCGGAGGGGGTGTGGCACATGTTGACCGATGACGGTCGGGATGGTGTTGACACGGCGGCGTGGATTGGTGAGCAGCCCTGGTCGAATGCGGAGATCGGGATGATCGGAACTTCCTATGTGGGGGGAACTCAGCACGCGCTGGCGATGGAGAAGGCTCCTGAGCTGAAGACCGTGATTCCGGTGGATGCGATGTCGAACCTGGGCTATGCCAGCATGCGGAACGGAGGGGCGTTTGAGCTGCGGTTCTGGAACTGGATCTATCTGAATGCGGGTAAAGGGAGCCGTCAGTCACATGATGCGGGAACCGCGACTGTGCTGAAGGAGATGGCTGAGAACCGGATGGAGTATCTGCATCGTCTGCCGTTGCGGAAAGGGATGACGCCGCTGAAGCTGGCTTCGGAATACGAAGACTGGCTGGTCGCGGGGATGCAGCATGGGGCCAACGATGACTTCTGGATTCAGAACAACATCATCGATTACCCGGAGAAGTACAAAGACATTCCGGTGTACCTGGTGAGTGGCTGGTACGATTCGTGGAGCAGCAATAACACGGCCAATTTTCAGGTGCTGTCGAAAACGATCAAAGGTCCCGTGTATATGATCATGGGGCCCTGGATTCACGGGCAGCAGGGAGCGTACTCACACGGTCAGGTGACGTTTGGGAAAGCGGCTGCGATCGCGGATCCACTGGGCTGGCGGAAGGAGTGGTACGATCACTGGTTGAAGGGGAAGGAGAACAGTGTCGGGAAAGCAGCTCCGTTTGAAACTCCGGTGCGGATTTTCGTGATGGGAACCGGCGATGGTTCGAAGACCGTAGACGGGAAACTGAATCATGGCGGCTACTGGCGGAACGAGCAGGAGTGGCCACTGGAACGGACCGTTTACACCAAGTTTCATCTGCAACCTGCAGACGGGTTGGCGACTGATGCTCCTGAAGTACAGACTGCGAAGACCAGCCTGCTGTTCGATCCAGAGAATCCGGTGCCGACAATCGGGGGGAACATTTCCAGCGGAAATGACATCCTGGTGCAGGGGGGCTGGGATCAGAAGGGGAGCGAGAAGATCTGGAATTTCACGCATCCGACACCGCTGTCGGCCCGCGATGATGTGCTGGTCTTTCAGACGGAACCTCTGAAAGAGGATCTGGAAGTCACTGGAGAACTGGCAGTGAAACTCTGGATTTCCTCCTCTGCTGTCGACACCGACTTTACGGCGAAGCTGATTGACGTGTATCCGCCGAGCAGTGACTTCCCGGGCGGGTTTGATCTGAATATCGGCGACGGGATTATCCGAACGCGGTTCCGCGATTCACTGAAGGAAGAAAAGCTGATGGAGCCGGGCGAGATTTATCCGGTGACGATCAAGCTGTATCCGACATCGAACGTATTCAAGAAGGGGCATCGGATTCGCGTGGATATTTCGAGCAGTAACTTTCCACGGTTTGACGTGAACCCGAATACGGGGGAGCCATTGAATGACAATCGGTTGAAGCAGACTGCGATCAACACGGTGTATCACGATGCGGAACATCCTTCGCATATTCTGCTGCCCGTGATTCCCAAGGGAGACTGA
- a CDS encoding DUF1559 domain-containing protein, whose translation MKALLSNRRRGFTLIELLVVIAIIAILIALLLPAVQQAREAARRSTCKNNLKQIGLALHNYHDTFGTFPPATIRRQGATTEWETSMISWQARILASMDQAPLYNQIDWSIEPGRTGTNATAMNNELPAYRCPSDPGNRGTTGQSGYGPTNYVTCTADSGGYAAGGSTYQNNGRSVMFLNSKTQIRDIEDGTSNTMMVSECEVGSAFANVNATSGTVCTGSATTKTRGFSWFYAQSMPAWSFTTLVGPNTDLLECAQSTGGSALLGARSKHVGGVHTLFCDGRVQFISENINLGTWQDLGHKSDGNIIGEY comes from the coding sequence ATGAAAGCGCTTTTGTCTAACCGTCGTCGGGGCTTCACCCTCATCGAACTGCTGGTCGTCATCGCCATTATCGCCATCCTTATCGCTCTGCTCCTTCCCGCCGTTCAACAGGCACGCGAAGCGGCCCGTCGCTCCACCTGTAAGAACAATCTGAAGCAGATCGGTCTGGCCCTGCACAACTACCACGACACCTTCGGCACATTCCCCCCCGCAACCATCCGTCGTCAGGGTGCCACCACAGAATGGGAAACCAGCATGATCAGCTGGCAGGCCCGTATTCTGGCTTCCATGGACCAGGCTCCTCTCTACAATCAGATCGACTGGAGCATCGAGCCCGGTAGAACAGGTACCAACGCCACAGCCATGAACAATGAACTTCCTGCCTACCGCTGCCCCAGTGACCCCGGTAACCGTGGCACCACAGGCCAGTCTGGCTATGGACCAACCAACTACGTCACCTGTACTGCAGACTCCGGTGGCTACGCAGCCGGCGGATCGACCTACCAGAACAATGGTCGCTCAGTCATGTTCCTGAACAGTAAAACTCAAATCCGGGACATCGAAGACGGTACATCCAACACCATGATGGTCTCTGAATGCGAAGTCGGTAGCGCGTTTGCCAACGTCAACGCCACCTCTGGTACTGTCTGCACTGGATCAGCCACAACCAAGACCCGGGGTTTCTCCTGGTTCTACGCCCAGTCGATGCCCGCCTGGAGCTTTACCACTCTGGTGGGACCGAACACAGATCTTCTTGAATGTGCTCAGAGCACCGGCGGTTCCGCACTGCTGGGAGCCCGCAGCAAACACGTCGGCGGTGTGCACACTCTGTTCTGTGACGGACGCGTGCAGTTCATCTCCGAAAATATCAACCTCGGTACCTGGCAGGACCTGGGTCACAAATCAGATGGTAACATCATCGGCGAATACTAA
- a CDS encoding carboxypeptidase-like regulatory domain-containing protein, whose amino-acid sequence MLKLSRLTLCLMLTALLTACGSSVEEVPTGTVSGTVTLDGKPLSGARVNFISGTAGAGAYADLQQDGTYAISEPIAAGDYKVYLSSPGLGDAPPDESGNQDLKNALKDVPQKYQSDQTTELQTVIKEGENTFDIDLKP is encoded by the coding sequence ATGCTCAAACTCTCTCGACTGACTCTCTGCCTCATGCTGACCGCGCTGCTGACCGCCTGCGGATCCAGCGTCGAGGAAGTCCCCACAGGTACCGTCAGCGGGACCGTGACCCTCGACGGGAAACCGCTTTCCGGTGCACGCGTCAATTTCATTTCCGGAACCGCAGGGGCAGGCGCCTACGCCGATCTTCAGCAGGATGGCACCTATGCCATTTCCGAACCGATCGCCGCCGGTGATTACAAAGTCTATCTCTCCTCCCCCGGACTGGGAGATGCCCCCCCGGATGAATCGGGAAACCAGGATCTCAAAAACGCTCTCAAAGACGTCCCACAGAAATATCAGAGCGATCAGACCACCGAACTGCAGACCGTGATCAAGGAAGGCGAGAACACCTTCGACATCGATCTCAAGCCCTGA
- a CDS encoding DUF1559 domain-containing protein, with translation MLKSSKTQRGFTLIELLVVIAIIAILIALLLPAVQQAREAARRSTCKNNLKQIGLALHNYHDSYQTFPIGSQVSYYRANWRSSILPFIDQAPAYNKLIPAAYSQHGFAAGSGNSASGYNTENAVLNNLYIPIYKCPSSTADAFYTGTSPVSNNGTTSPNSALGKETGMTMDYVGISGSYLNAAPYSSGCGAAYGGYWCNNGMMQIGKVSRMRDCKDGTSNTMVIAEDSGLVNNRDYRSNYYGGWAGHIGLTSWGTGVNTIRYSPNPSTAPAGGDQTYTPNNPLTSEHVGGVHALLGDGAVRFLSNNIDIETLRRLGMRNDNFVLGEF, from the coding sequence ATGCTGAAGTCATCCAAAACACAACGGGGATTTACCCTCATCGAACTGCTGGTGGTCATCGCTATTATCGCGATTCTGATCGCCCTCCTCTTGCCCGCTGTCCAGCAGGCACGTGAAGCAGCTCGTCGCTCGACCTGCAAAAACAACTTGAAGCAGATCGGCCTGGCACTGCACAATTACCATGACTCCTATCAGACGTTTCCAATCGGCTCGCAGGTTTCCTACTATCGCGCTAACTGGCGATCTTCGATTCTGCCTTTCATCGATCAGGCTCCTGCCTACAACAAACTCATTCCGGCGGCCTACTCTCAACACGGCTTTGCGGCCGGCAGCGGAAACTCTGCCTCCGGCTATAACACCGAAAATGCCGTGCTGAATAATCTCTACATCCCCATCTACAAATGTCCGTCCAGCACCGCGGATGCCTTCTACACTGGCACCAGTCCCGTTTCCAACAACGGTACGACCTCCCCGAACTCGGCTCTCGGAAAAGAAACCGGTATGACCATGGACTACGTGGGCATCAGCGGTTCTTACCTGAATGCCGCCCCCTACAGCTCCGGTTGTGGCGCTGCTTACGGCGGTTACTGGTGTAACAACGGAATGATGCAGATCGGCAAAGTCTCCCGCATGCGTGACTGTAAAGACGGAACCTCGAACACCATGGTCATCGCTGAAGATTCCGGCCTGGTAAACAACAGGGATTACCGCAGCAACTACTACGGAGGCTGGGCAGGACACATTGGACTGACCAGTTGGGGAACCGGCGTGAATACCATCCGCTACAGCCCCAATCCTTCCACCGCACCTGCGGGGGGAGACCAGACTTACACCCCCAACAACCCGCTGACCTCCGAACACGTAGGCGGCGTGCATGCGCTGCTCGGCGATGGTGCCGTACGGTTTCTCTCGAATAACATCGATATCGAAACCCTCCGCAGACTGGGTATGCGTAACGACAACTTCGTGCTCGGCGAATTCTAA
- the map gene encoding type I methionyl aminopeptidase: MTIETEQDLKALREIGKIVALTLQEMMNQTEAGMTTGELDLIGKALLERYAALSAPKVTYNFPGYTCISINEEVAHGIPGSRIIQPGDVVNIDVSAEKNGYFADTGGTLIVPPGNSIKNRLIESTQLALREACNRARAGRPLNGIGKAIQQVAKRTGFEIIRNLCSHGIGLGLHEEPAEIPGYYVPSDKRKLEAGMVITIEPFLSTTNRFARETDDGWTLAGRQHSLSAQFEHTLVITKEKPILLTLV, encoded by the coding sequence ATGACCATCGAAACAGAGCAGGACCTCAAAGCTTTAAGAGAAATCGGCAAAATCGTCGCCCTGACTCTGCAGGAGATGATGAACCAAACCGAGGCCGGCATGACCACGGGCGAACTCGATCTCATCGGTAAAGCGCTGCTGGAACGCTACGCAGCGCTTTCCGCACCCAAAGTTACCTATAACTTCCCCGGCTACACCTGCATCAGCATCAATGAGGAAGTCGCTCATGGAATTCCCGGCAGTAGAATCATCCAGCCCGGCGATGTGGTGAATATTGATGTGTCTGCGGAAAAGAATGGCTACTTCGCAGACACCGGAGGCACCCTGATCGTGCCTCCCGGCAACTCGATCAAAAATCGGCTGATTGAATCCACGCAACTCGCCCTCCGCGAAGCCTGTAACCGCGCTCGCGCAGGGCGTCCGTTGAATGGCATCGGCAAAGCGATTCAGCAGGTTGCGAAACGAACCGGATTCGAGATTATCAGAAATCTCTGCAGCCACGGCATCGGACTCGGCCTGCACGAAGAACCTGCCGAGATCCCCGGCTATTATGTGCCCAGCGATAAAAGAAAGTTGGAGGCAGGAATGGTCATCACCATTGAACCGTTCCTGTCCACAACAAACCGCTTTGCCAGAGAGACCGACGATGGCTGGACACTGGCAGGCAGGCAACACAGTCTCTCGGCTCAGTTCGAGCACACGCTGGTCATCACCAAAGAGAAACCGATTCTGTTAACGCTCGTCTGA
- a CDS encoding TIGR01777 family oxidoreductase, producing METQGRIVIAGGTGFLGLNLARYLTGQNYEVTILGRHQPQTQGDWRYVSWDARSLGSWVSELEQAAALVNLAGRTVDCIKTPDHCDEILRSRVEATDVLGQAVRQLAAPPPVWVQMSTAHRYGDPPEFICDEDSTFGYGLAPFVAQEWEAAFQRAVLPEMRQVILRTSFVIGRDGGALQRLSKLVRWGLGGTVGHGRQGMSWIYEQDMNRLFYRAITNETMQGAYLATAPEPVSNAEFMRALRNALKMPIGLPALSWMVRLGAPLLMRTDPELALYGRYCISRRLKEENFEFQFPDLDSALQNIYDKTSS from the coding sequence ATGGAGACACAAGGCCGCATCGTCATCGCCGGAGGTACCGGGTTCCTCGGATTGAATCTGGCCCGCTATCTGACCGGACAGAATTATGAGGTCACCATTCTCGGCCGACATCAGCCACAGACGCAGGGCGACTGGCGATATGTGAGCTGGGATGCCCGCTCTCTCGGATCGTGGGTCAGCGAACTGGAACAGGCGGCCGCTCTGGTGAACCTTGCCGGCCGCACAGTCGACTGCATCAAAACGCCAGACCACTGTGATGAAATTCTCCGCTCGCGGGTCGAAGCAACTGACGTACTGGGGCAAGCAGTTCGGCAACTCGCAGCACCGCCGCCGGTCTGGGTGCAGATGTCAACGGCCCACCGCTACGGCGATCCTCCGGAATTTATCTGCGATGAAGACTCCACCTTCGGCTACGGACTCGCGCCCTTCGTCGCACAGGAATGGGAAGCCGCCTTCCAGCGCGCTGTTCTCCCCGAAATGCGGCAGGTCATTCTTCGCACCAGCTTTGTCATCGGCCGTGACGGGGGAGCACTCCAGCGGCTTTCGAAACTGGTCCGCTGGGGACTCGGAGGCACCGTCGGACACGGACGACAGGGCATGAGCTGGATTTACGAGCAGGATATGAATCGCCTCTTTTATAGAGCCATCACCAATGAAACCATGCAGGGAGCCTACCTGGCCACCGCTCCCGAACCGGTTTCGAATGCCGAATTCATGCGTGCTCTGCGAAATGCTTTGAAGATGCCCATCGGTCTCCCTGCACTGAGTTGGATGGTACGGCTGGGGGCGCCGCTGTTGATGCGTACCGATCCCGAACTGGCACTCTACGGACGTTATTGTATTTCGCGACGTCTGAAAGAAGAGAATTTCGAATTCCAGTTTCCTGATCTGGATTCTGCGCTGCAGAACATCTACGATAAAACTTCCAGCTGA
- a CDS encoding DUF2332 domain-containing protein, whose amino-acid sequence MNSRLPDAFRAFAVPECRETSPLYCCLTEAIATDAEVLEIASQARDGQPVPNLLFAAVQYLLVANPVHPLAEYYATCTAEPKDPSDAFPLFKDFVLTHQNEIIELLQTRLVQTNEVRRCACLYPAFMYALRHFAPQPLALLEIGCSAGLNLLWDRYRYAYDDSGKIYGDRESPTLITSEFLGKPSAGLEDSLPYVTHRIGIDLHPIDVSIPAEVNWLRALIWPEQHERRQLLEAAIRRQQGIELDLRTGDGFTDICSIAAEIPADSLLCIFHTHVANQISPEQGNAFLETIRELARQRDLLHLYNNLPDAHLRLQVFHKGILTRQILANTDGHGRWLEWLA is encoded by the coding sequence ATGAACTCACGTCTGCCTGATGCCTTTCGTGCCTTTGCTGTGCCGGAGTGCCGGGAAACATCTCCCCTGTATTGTTGTCTGACGGAAGCGATTGCCACGGATGCGGAAGTGCTGGAGATCGCCAGTCAGGCGCGGGACGGACAGCCAGTTCCTAATCTCCTCTTCGCTGCTGTCCAGTATCTACTGGTTGCCAACCCGGTTCATCCGCTGGCAGAGTACTATGCGACCTGCACTGCAGAACCCAAAGATCCCTCAGACGCCTTCCCGCTGTTTAAAGATTTCGTACTCACTCATCAAAATGAAATCATCGAACTGCTGCAGACACGACTCGTGCAGACCAATGAAGTCCGCCGCTGTGCCTGTCTGTACCCCGCGTTCATGTACGCGCTGCGGCACTTTGCCCCTCAACCGCTGGCCCTGCTGGAAATCGGTTGCAGCGCTGGACTGAATCTGCTCTGGGACCGCTATCGCTACGCCTATGATGACAGCGGTAAAATCTATGGAGATCGCGAATCACCGACGCTGATCACGTCTGAATTTCTGGGAAAGCCATCTGCAGGGCTCGAAGACTCCCTGCCTTACGTCACGCACCGCATCGGCATCGACCTGCATCCGATCGATGTTTCTATTCCCGCAGAAGTCAACTGGCTGCGGGCCCTCATCTGGCCCGAACAGCACGAACGCCGTCAGCTGCTGGAAGCCGCGATCCGACGACAACAGGGGATCGAACTCGACCTGCGCACCGGCGACGGTTTTACAGACATCTGCTCCATCGCTGCAGAGATTCCCGCGGACTCCCTGCTCTGTATCTTCCATACGCATGTCGCCAACCAGATCTCGCCAGAGCAAGGGAATGCGTTTCTGGAAACGATCCGCGAACTGGCCCGGCAACGCGATCTCCTGCACCTGTATAACAATCTGCCTGACGCCCATTTAAGGTTACAGGTATTCCACAAAGGAATTCTCACCCGACAGATACTCGCCAACACCGACGGACACGGCCGCTGGCTGGAATGGCTGGCGTAA
- a CDS encoding alpha/beta hydrolase produces MSTLLNRRQMLGVCAAGASTLCLPSLTRAQQAKTKMKTFTFKKVGNLEIKADVHRADDNQTRPVMVWFHGGALIVGHRGGVSGRVLKDMLNAGYTVVSFDYRLAPETKLPEIIADLEDGFTWLHEKGPALFNVDTSKVAVSGGSAGGCLTMIAGYRAQPRPTVLVPFWGYGDLIGDWIGKPSPHDRHQTDITKAEALQQVGDGAIADSRESQKNRGEFYKYCRQHGTWPQAISGWDHHRNPEKFYPYMTLKNVTKDYPPTLMVHGTKDTDVPYEQSTLMAKQLKQHGVEHQLVTIPGGEHGLVGGDPKLIEAAYQQAFQFMHERMS; encoded by the coding sequence ATGTCCACGCTGCTGAATCGTCGTCAAATGCTGGGAGTCTGTGCTGCCGGCGCTTCAACTTTGTGTCTGCCCTCACTCACCCGGGCGCAGCAGGCCAAAACCAAAATGAAAACCTTTACCTTCAAAAAGGTGGGGAATCTGGAAATCAAGGCCGACGTGCACCGGGCCGATGATAACCAGACGCGGCCCGTCATGGTCTGGTTTCATGGCGGTGCACTGATTGTCGGGCATCGGGGGGGCGTGAGTGGCCGCGTTCTGAAAGACATGCTGAATGCCGGCTATACCGTGGTCTCCTTTGACTACCGGCTGGCCCCCGAGACGAAGCTGCCCGAAATCATAGCTGACCTCGAAGACGGATTTACGTGGCTGCATGAGAAAGGCCCCGCCCTCTTCAATGTCGACACCAGCAAAGTCGCGGTCTCCGGAGGTTCCGCGGGTGGCTGTCTGACGATGATCGCCGGTTATCGTGCCCAGCCCCGGCCCACGGTTCTCGTCCCGTTCTGGGGCTATGGTGACCTGATCGGCGACTGGATCGGCAAGCCCAGTCCGCATGACAGACATCAGACGGACATTACGAAAGCAGAAGCGCTGCAACAGGTGGGCGACGGAGCGATTGCCGACTCGCGTGAGAGTCAGAAAAATCGAGGGGAGTTCTATAAGTACTGTCGCCAGCACGGAACCTGGCCGCAGGCAATCTCCGGCTGGGATCATCACCGTAACCCCGAAAAGTTCTATCCCTACATGACGCTGAAAAATGTAACGAAAGACTACCCCCCCACGCTGATGGTACATGGGACCAAAGACACCGATGTCCCTTACGAGCAGTCGACTCTGATGGCCAAACAGCTCAAACAGCATGGAGTGGAGCATCAACTCGTCACGATTCCCGGAGGCGAGCACGGTCTGGTCGGCGGTGATCCCAAACTGATTGAAGCCGCCTACCAGCAGGCCTTTCAATTCATGCACGAACGGATGAGCTAA